A stretch of the Salvelinus fontinalis isolate EN_2023a chromosome 22, ASM2944872v1, whole genome shotgun sequence genome encodes the following:
- the gngt1 gene encoding guanine nucleotide-binding protein G(T) subunit gamma-T1, with protein MPGVINMDELTDVDKAKMERDQKKIEVKLERWMTSKCCTEFMEAVQAGVEEDTLVKGIAEDKNPFKELKGGCVVC; from the exons ATGCCGGGGGTGATAAATATGGACGAGTTGACAGACGTGGATAAGGCTAAAATGGAAAGAGACCAAAAGAAGATTGAAGTCAAGCTTGAGAGATGGATG ACGTCTAAGTGCTGTACTGAGTTTATGGAGGCGGTTCAGGCCGGTGTAGAAGAGGACACTCTGGTCAAAGGCATCGCAGAAGACAAGAACCCATTCAAGGAGTTGAAAGGTGGATGTGTCGTCTGCTGA